Proteins from a genomic interval of Lactococcus protaetiae:
- the yjeM gene encoding glutamate/gamma-aminobutyrate family transporter YjeM encodes MSKDTKGKLSLVGLSLMIFTTVFGFGNIPVAFYQMGYGAIPWYIIGALLFFLPFAFMVTEMGSAFKDEKGGIYSWMSESVNPTFAFVGTFMWYASYVIWMVTVANKILIPIVNLIFGNSTHTPSPLWISIAAVVWMALITFMVSKGVDTIKKFTSIAGIAVLSLNVILILGAVIVLIANGHPATPINLHSFTSSPNPTFDGSSVAFIAFLVFAIFAYGGVESVAGLVDQTDKPEKNFPRGIIISALIIAIGYSVAILSVGFFVDYSQWLPAIKAQTMNLGTVPYMLLQSLGEAVGQAIGLSHSGADILGGIFARYIGLSMLLAYMGAFFTLTYSPIKQIITGTPEKLWPGKLGKLSDDGMPKFAMWVQFAIVTLIVVLNFLTSQGGASKFFEVLTYMANVSMTLPYILIVIAYWFFKKNKAIHKPIEFFKSHLVATALTILVLIVVIGANFFTIVQPIVNYIELPAARHTSKALTDMLTSVVSMVGGPVIFSIIAYFMMQRYKKISK; translated from the coding sequence ATGTCAAAAGATACAAAAGGTAAACTCTCACTTGTAGGTCTCTCATTGATGATTTTTACAACTGTTTTCGGCTTCGGGAATATTCCTGTTGCTTTCTACCAAATGGGGTATGGTGCCATTCCGTGGTACATTATTGGAGCCTTGCTTTTTTTCCTGCCGTTTGCATTCATGGTTACAGAGATGGGCTCGGCTTTTAAAGATGAAAAGGGAGGGATTTACTCATGGATGAGTGAATCGGTCAACCCTACCTTTGCATTTGTAGGAACATTTATGTGGTATGCCTCTTATGTTATTTGGATGGTAACAGTAGCCAATAAAATATTAATTCCAATTGTCAATTTGATTTTTGGTAATTCTACCCATACCCCATCACCATTATGGATTTCAATTGCAGCAGTTGTTTGGATGGCACTTATCACATTTATGGTTTCAAAAGGGGTTGATACCATAAAGAAATTTACATCAATCGCGGGAATTGCCGTCCTCTCGTTGAATGTTATTTTGATTTTAGGAGCGGTGATTGTTCTCATCGCAAACGGCCACCCAGCGACACCAATTAACCTTCATTCTTTCACATCATCACCCAACCCTACATTTGACGGAAGCAGTGTTGCATTTATTGCCTTTTTGGTTTTTGCAATCTTTGCTTATGGTGGAGTTGAATCCGTTGCAGGCTTGGTTGACCAAACGGATAAACCAGAGAAAAATTTCCCTCGAGGCATCATTATTTCAGCACTTATTATAGCAATTGGCTATTCCGTAGCAATTCTTAGCGTTGGGTTCTTTGTGGATTACTCACAGTGGCTTCCAGCTATCAAGGCGCAAACCATGAATCTCGGAACAGTACCCTATATGCTTCTTCAAAGCCTTGGAGAAGCAGTCGGGCAAGCGATCGGTTTATCTCACTCAGGCGCAGATATTCTTGGTGGCATCTTTGCACGATACATTGGTTTATCAATGTTGTTAGCATATATGGGAGCTTTCTTTACTCTGACTTATAGCCCAATCAAACAAATCATTACAGGAACACCAGAAAAGCTCTGGCCTGGCAAGCTTGGTAAACTCTCAGATGATGGAATGCCAAAATTTGCGATGTGGGTTCAATTTGCCATTGTGACATTAATCGTTGTACTAAATTTCCTCACTTCTCAAGGAGGCGCGAGCAAATTTTTCGAAGTTTTGACCTACATGGCAAACGTTTCAATGACCTTGCCTTACATTCTCATTGTAATTGCTTACTGGTTCTTTAAGAAAAATAAAGCGATTCACAAACCCATTGAGTTTTTCAAATCACATCTTGTTGCAACAGCTTTAACAATCCTTGTCTTGATTGTGGTCATTGGTGCAAACTTCTTTACAATCGTTCAACCTATCGTGAATTACATTGAACTTCCAGCAGCAAGACACACCTCAAAAGCGTTAACAGATATGCTTACCTCAGTAGTTTCAATGGTTGGTGGTCCAGTGATTTTCAGTATTATTGCTTACTTCATGATGCAACGTTATAAAAAAATAAGTAAATAA
- the pepT gene encoding peptidase T — protein sequence MKYEKLLPRFIEYVKVNTRSDENSETTPSTQALVAFAHKMGEEMKAIGVQDVHYLESNGYIIGTIPANTDKKVRKIGLLAHLDTADFNAEGVNPQILENYDGESVIKLGATQFTLDPKDFPNLKNYKGQTLVHTDGTTLLGSDDKSGVAEIMTLADYLININPDFEHGEIRIGFGPDEEIGVGADKFDVPDFNVDFAYTVDGGPLGELQYETFSAAGAVIEFQGKNVHPGTAKNTMINALQLAIDFHNALPENDRPEKTEGREGFFHLLKLDGTPEEARAQYIIRDHAEDKFNDRKALMQGIADKMNKELGQNRVKPTIKDQYYNMAQVIEKDMSIIDIAKQAMENLDIVPIIEPIRGGTDGSKISFMGLPTPNLFAGGENMHGRFEFVSVQTMEKAVDTLLEIIRLNNEVVK from the coding sequence ATGAAATACGAAAAACTTTTACCACGTTTTATTGAGTACGTGAAAGTGAACACACGTTCAGACGAAAACAGTGAGACAACGCCCTCAACACAAGCTCTTGTCGCTTTTGCGCACAAGATGGGTGAAGAGATGAAAGCGATTGGTGTTCAAGATGTTCATTATCTTGAGTCAAATGGTTATATCATAGGGACTATCCCAGCAAATACAGATAAAAAAGTACGCAAAATCGGACTTTTAGCCCATTTGGATACGGCTGATTTCAATGCTGAAGGTGTTAATCCACAAATTCTTGAAAATTATGATGGGGAGTCTGTGATTAAGCTTGGGGCTACTCAGTTCACACTTGACCCAAAAGATTTTCCAAACCTGAAAAACTATAAGGGACAAACGTTAGTTCACACAGACGGAACAACACTTCTAGGTTCAGATGATAAATCTGGTGTTGCTGAAATCATGACTTTGGCTGATTATTTGATTAATATCAATCCAGATTTTGAACATGGGGAAATTCGTATCGGATTTGGACCCGATGAAGAGATTGGTGTTGGTGCAGATAAGTTTGACGTGCCAGACTTTAATGTTGATTTTGCTTATACTGTTGATGGTGGACCACTTGGTGAACTTCAGTATGAAACATTCTCGGCAGCGGGTGCAGTGATTGAGTTTCAAGGGAAAAATGTTCACCCTGGTACAGCAAAAAATACGATGATTAATGCCTTGCAGCTCGCTATTGACTTCCATAATGCTCTGCCAGAAAACGATCGTCCTGAAAAGACAGAAGGTCGTGAAGGTTTCTTCCATCTTTTGAAACTTGATGGTACACCAGAAGAAGCGCGGGCACAATATATTATCCGTGACCATGCAGAAGACAAGTTCAATGATCGTAAAGCTTTAATGCAAGGAATTGCAGATAAAATGAATAAAGAGCTTGGACAAAATCGTGTTAAACCAACAATTAAAGACCAATATTACAACATGGCTCAAGTGATTGAGAAAGATATGTCAATCATTGATATTGCGAAACAAGCAATGGAAAATCTTGATATTGTACCAATCATTGAACCTATCCGTGGTGGAACAGATGGTTCTAAAATCTCATTTATGGGGTTGCCAACACCAAATCTTTTTGCTGGTGGCGAAAATATGCACGGTCGTTTTGAATTTGTTTCTGTTCAAACAATGGAAAAAGCAGTTGACACACTCCTTGAAATCATTCGTTTGAATAACGAAGTTGTAAAATAA
- a CDS encoding histidine phosphatase family protein: protein MKNIYMMRHGETLFNVQGRTQGWCDSPLTEKGSADAKKAGIFMTNFPVNFDHFYTSTQERASDTLELVFPKVQYERLKGLKELNFGQFEGHPQYLEVRDKSTFFKQFGGESFEEVADRMLSALIEICQQDDTQNIFCVSHGASTWSLLIRLLGRRPVELGGIHNLDMIHFTYNEETKKLEFKEKISTI, encoded by the coding sequence GTGAAAAATATTTACATGATGCGCCATGGGGAAACTTTGTTTAATGTGCAAGGAAGAACTCAGGGGTGGTGTGATTCGCCACTGACAGAAAAAGGAAGTGCTGACGCAAAAAAAGCGGGAATTTTTATGACAAATTTTCCTGTCAATTTTGATCATTTTTACACGTCAACACAAGAACGAGCTTCGGATACATTAGAATTAGTGTTTCCAAAAGTTCAATATGAACGTCTGAAAGGACTGAAAGAATTGAATTTTGGTCAGTTTGAGGGTCATCCACAATATCTTGAGGTACGCGATAAAAGTACATTCTTCAAGCAATTCGGAGGAGAAAGTTTTGAAGAAGTTGCTGACAGGATGCTGTCAGCACTGATAGAAATTTGTCAGCAAGATGATACGCAAAATATATTTTGTGTCAGTCATGGTGCGAGTACTTGGTCTCTTCTGATTCGACTGTTGGGTCGTCGTCCAGTAGAGCTTGGAGGAATTCATAATCTTGACATGATTCATTTCACTTACAATGAAGAAACAAAAAAATTAGAATTTAAGGAGAAAATTTCGACAATATGA
- a CDS encoding DUF1803 domain-containing protein: MIKIYNENRMTRRPFFKALIEYLAHHEETTLRQIHKDFTDVKNLDRQLDTFIDAGLIVRADKRYYLGFHVFSDKDFTDRNLSVLKETLSVRNVFTAPFFVESDSEIATKLELSWQIQTLSNRTNKVKLNFASRYNLQTATLANYFYKVAEQLSLTDFEKEIYQIMGDVDLEYALKYMTTFLLKFMRKDVVKTKEDIFVQVLEKFEMIEKVGEREYRCLLNFVEYEISEIVFDDAESFIEAQIQQKTPIENFISLGD, from the coding sequence ATGATAAAAATTTACAATGAAAATCGGATGACACGTCGCCCATTTTTTAAAGCTCTGATTGAATATTTAGCACATCATGAGGAAACGACTTTGCGTCAGATTCATAAAGATTTTACTGACGTGAAGAATTTGGATAGACAGTTGGACACTTTTATTGATGCTGGATTGATTGTACGTGCTGACAAACGTTATTATCTAGGCTTTCATGTGTTTTCAGACAAGGATTTTACTGACAGAAATCTGTCAGTTTTGAAAGAAACTTTGTCAGTAAGAAATGTGTTTACGGCTCCATTTTTTGTAGAATCTGATAGTGAAATTGCAACAAAACTGGAGTTGTCATGGCAAATTCAGACACTATCAAACAGGACTAATAAGGTAAAATTGAATTTTGCGAGTCGTTATAATCTACAAACAGCAACATTGGCAAATTACTTTTATAAAGTGGCTGAGCAATTGTCGTTGACGGATTTTGAAAAAGAAATCTATCAGATAATGGGTGATGTAGATTTAGAATATGCGCTCAAATATATGACGACATTTCTTTTAAAATTTATGCGAAAAGATGTCGTTAAGACAAAAGAGGATATTTTTGTTCAAGTACTTGAGAAATTCGAAATGATTGAAAAAGTTGGTGAGCGCGAATATAGATGCTTGTTGAATTTTGTTGAATATGAGATTTCGGAAATTGTTTTTGATGATGCTGAAAGTTTTATTGAAGCTCAAATCCAACAAAAAACTCCGATAGAAAACTTTATCTCGTTGGGAGATTAA
- a CDS encoding manganese-dependent inorganic pyrophosphatase: MSDKILVFGHQKPDTDAIGSSYGFSYLSNHRPNGTLNTEVVALGTPNEETQFVLDYFGVEAPRVVNSAKEEGVDTVILTDHNEFQQSISDIEDVTIFGVVDHHRVANFNTAAPLFMTVEPVGSASSIVYRKFLEAGVEIPKEVAGLLLSGLISDTLLLKSPTTHITDHKVAEELAKIAGVNLEEYGLAMLKAGTNLANKSAEELIDIDAKTFELNGSKVRIAQVNTVDIPEVLARLVDLKSAIKSAMEANGYDDFVFMITDIVNSNSEIVELGAHADKIEAAFHFTLEDDHAFLEGAVSRKKQVVPQLTESFNA, translated from the coding sequence ATGTCTGACAAAATTCTTGTTTTTGGTCATCAAAAACCTGATACTGATGCTATCGGTTCATCTTATGGTTTCTCATATTTGAGTAATCATCGTCCAAATGGCACACTTAACACTGAAGTTGTTGCTCTTGGTACGCCTAATGAAGAAACTCAATTTGTTTTGGATTACTTTGGTGTTGAAGCACCACGTGTGGTAAATTCGGCAAAGGAAGAAGGCGTGGATACAGTTATTTTGACTGACCATAATGAATTCCAACAGTCTATTTCTGATATTGAGGATGTGACAATATTTGGTGTTGTTGACCATCACCGTGTTGCAAACTTTAATACAGCAGCGCCTTTGTTTATGACGGTTGAGCCTGTTGGTTCTGCATCATCTATTGTTTATCGTAAATTCCTTGAGGCTGGTGTTGAAATTCCTAAAGAGGTTGCTGGACTTTTGCTTTCAGGTTTGATTTCTGATACTTTGCTTTTGAAATCACCTACAACTCATATAACAGACCATAAAGTTGCAGAAGAATTGGCGAAAATTGCTGGTGTTAATCTTGAAGAATATGGTCTTGCAATGCTTAAAGCTGGAACAAATCTTGCAAATAAATCTGCAGAAGAATTGATTGACATCGATGCGAAAACTTTTGAGCTAAATGGTTCTAAGGTTCGTATTGCTCAAGTGAATACTGTTGATATTCCTGAGGTTTTGGCTCGTTTGGTTGACCTTAAATCAGCAATCAAATCAGCAATGGAAGCAAATGGTTATGATGACTTTGTCTTTATGATTACGGATATTGTAAATTCTAATTCAGAAATTGTGGAATTGGGCGCTCATGCTGATAAGATTGAAGCTGCTTTCCACTTTACTTTAGAGGATGACCATGCCTTTCTTGAAGGTGCAGTGTCACGTAAGAAACAAGTGGTTCCTCAATTGACTGAAAGTTTTAATGCCTAA
- a CDS encoding ArsC/Spx/MgsR family protein, producing MEKYKLEFESISKNELSEAIIKHILSLFDGGFNEIIVSAKKSMKPYNAARNYFHVKQLTTSDIIRFILNHTEFLRAPIIFDDKKILVGYHKDDIRVFLPHIKV from the coding sequence TTGGAAAAATATAAACTTGAGTTTGAGAGTATTTCAAAGAATGAACTTTCAGAGGCTATAATAAAGCATATATTATCACTTTTTGATGGGGGCTTTAATGAAATTATTGTCTCAGCTAAAAAGTCAATGAAGCCATATAATGCAGCAAGAAATTATTTCCATGTTAAGCAACTTACGACATCTGATATTATTCGTTTCATCCTAAATCATACGGAATTTTTGAGAGCACCTATTATATTTGATGACAAAAAAATTTTGGTTGGTTACCATAAAGATGATATTCGAGTTTTTTTGCCACATATCAAGGTGTAA
- a CDS encoding helix-turn-helix domain-containing protein translates to MSGTIMEQTEVNERIKNFKAEMRRYRIPILKLSEEIGYPAALLSDILFLRKKPDIMLLRKIEEALKGSIQDKEEVRTAKPRGTGSTLPLETLSQSYPSLSCAYPELLNELGGKIKGIRTRLNLSEVAFGVALSPVVSPRFIREIEGNQFVPSLEHLIQIADLGEVTLDWLLRG, encoded by the coding sequence ATGAGTGGAACTATAATGGAACAAACAGAAGTTAATGAACGAATAAAGAATTTTAAAGCAGAGATGCGTCGTTATAGAATTCCTATCTTGAAGCTTTCAGAGGAGATAGGTTATCCAGCAGCATTATTATCGGATATTTTATTCTTGAGAAAGAAACCAGATATTATGTTGTTAAGGAAGATAGAGGAAGCTTTGAAGGGTTCCATTCAGGATAAGGAGGAGGTCAGAACGGCTAAACCGAGAGGGACTGGCTCGACCTTACCTTTGGAAACGTTGAGTCAATCCTATCCTTCTTTAAGTTGTGCATATCCTGAGCTTTTGAATGAACTGGGCGGGAAGATTAAGGGGATAAGAACTCGCCTTAATCTCTCGGAGGTTGCGTTTGGAGTGGCCTTATCGCCCGTTGTTTCTCCTCGATTTATCAGAGAGATAGAGGGGAATCAATTTGTCCCTTCGTTGGAACACCTTATCCAGATTGCGGATTTGGGAGAGGTGACTTTAGATTGGTTGTTAAGGGGTTAG
- a CDS encoding DUF916 and DUF3324 domain-containing protein: protein MKNYRKILLLIATIFTLGAISKVAYANEFNFSVNPVLPENQIGQSGYFNLEMTPGQSQTLTVTLKNSTEKTVIVEEAIASATTNINGVIEYSPNKIKPDRTLKYNLADYATMPKEITLTPKSSQQVKINVKMPDETFKGVIAGGITFKEKDSGTTDSKSKGLSIQNKYAYVVALLMQQDKTGVAPDLKMNAVAPGQVNYRNVINANLQNPNAGYLNQMYAQATIKGLSNTSLSYTANKEMMQMAPNTNFDYPIAIGEGKRLEAGKYRLTMTVYGQKDANGKYSYKDAAGKAQKFDYRWQFTRDFTISGETARKLNAKDVTVKPEPWYKNWLIWLGILLILLALLFLFFLLWKRRKDDEDDEEHPSEKEELQAQLEAIKAQLNEESKEASEKDE, encoded by the coding sequence ATGAAAAATTATAGAAAAATTTTGTTATTAATTGCGACAATCTTTACTCTTGGAGCAATTAGTAAAGTGGCTTATGCCAACGAGTTTAACTTCTCGGTGAACCCCGTTCTCCCAGAAAATCAAATCGGTCAAAGTGGGTATTTCAATTTAGAAATGACCCCTGGTCAATCTCAGACTTTGACCGTTACACTCAAAAACTCAACAGAGAAAACGGTAATTGTTGAAGAAGCAATCGCAAGTGCCACAACGAATATTAATGGCGTCATCGAATATTCTCCAAATAAGATTAAGCCAGATCGCACTTTAAAGTACAATCTTGCAGACTATGCGACGATGCCCAAAGAAATTACCCTTACTCCAAAATCATCACAACAGGTAAAAATTAATGTTAAGATGCCTGATGAAACTTTTAAAGGGGTTATCGCAGGTGGGATTACGTTTAAAGAAAAAGATTCTGGCACAACAGACTCCAAATCTAAAGGTTTGAGTATTCAAAATAAATATGCGTATGTCGTTGCACTTTTGATGCAACAAGATAAAACAGGGGTTGCACCAGATTTAAAAATGAACGCTGTGGCTCCAGGCCAAGTGAACTATAGAAATGTCATTAATGCTAATCTACAAAATCCAAATGCAGGATACCTTAATCAAATGTATGCGCAAGCAACGATTAAGGGATTGAGTAATACGAGTTTGTCCTATACTGCAAATAAAGAAATGATGCAGATGGCTCCTAATACTAATTTTGATTATCCTATTGCGATTGGCGAAGGAAAGCGTCTTGAGGCAGGGAAGTATCGTTTAACCATGACGGTCTATGGTCAAAAAGATGCGAATGGAAAATATTCATATAAAGATGCGGCGGGTAAAGCGCAGAAATTTGATTATCGCTGGCAATTTACGCGAGACTTTACAATTTCTGGAGAAACGGCAAGAAAATTAAATGCTAAGGATGTCACGGTTAAACCAGAACCTTGGTATAAAAACTGGTTGATTTGGCTGGGAATTCTCCTGATTCTTTTGGCACTACTTTTCCTATTCTTCCTCTTATGGAAACGCCGTAAAGATGATGAAGACGATGAAGAACACCCCTCCGAAAAAGAAGAACTCCAAGCTCAACTTGAAGCGATTAAAGCACAATTGAATGAAGAAAGCAAAGAAGCTTCTGAAAAAGATGAGTGA
- a CDS encoding WxL domain-containing protein, translated as MSKSAVKYISLATLGLLAASIAPQIASAATTQVYNSQGEVTFTPGTDTTGPVDPQDPTVPVNPTEPDGVNPGGPTMPDSGLTIVYASSFDFGSHPVSNKAEVYNAAAQKLDDDTTRTNYVQVADNRGTFSGWNLKVQMTDFTTSDAGLVANGHGTLTGATVTLGDAEIQGAGTANPADISAASTVLTPGVQSDTILGATAGHGSGNSLLDFGGKDGATKDTAVTLAVPAGVAGAAKYTADLTWTLDDTPAN; from the coding sequence ATGTCTAAATCAGCAGTAAAATATATTTCATTAGCCACACTTGGACTTTTGGCAGCTTCTATTGCGCCACAAATTGCTAGTGCTGCAACAACACAAGTCTACAATTCACAAGGTGAAGTCACATTCACACCTGGTACTGATACAACAGGACCAGTTGACCCACAAGACCCAACTGTTCCTGTAAATCCTACAGAACCAGATGGTGTTAACCCTGGAGGGCCAACAATGCCAGATAGCGGTTTGACGATTGTTTATGCCTCAAGCTTTGATTTTGGTAGTCATCCAGTAAGCAATAAAGCAGAAGTTTATAACGCAGCAGCACAAAAATTGGATGATGATACCACACGTACAAACTATGTTCAAGTAGCGGATAACCGTGGGACCTTCTCTGGATGGAACTTAAAAGTTCAAATGACTGACTTCACTACTTCAGATGCAGGACTTGTTGCTAATGGTCATGGAACACTTACAGGCGCAACAGTTACACTTGGAGATGCAGAAATTCAAGGTGCTGGTACAGCAAATCCAGCTGATATTTCAGCAGCGTCAACAGTATTGACACCAGGTGTTCAATCAGACACAATCCTTGGAGCAACAGCAGGACATGGTTCAGGTAACAGCTTGCTTGACTTTGGTGGCAAAGATGGTGCAACCAAAGATACAGCCGTAACACTCGCAGTTCCTGCAGGTGTAGCGGGTGCAGCTAAATATACAGCAGACCTTACATGGACCCTTGATGACACACCTGCTAACTAA
- a CDS encoding WxL domain-containing protein — MKKITLLSVPLILISLGLAHKAYAATTQTYDSQGIVGFSTGSGVQPPVDPNTPDPTLPVDPQNPDGSKPTPGGDGPLTIDFASSFDFGTHDISNEDQTYLAKAQKYFNSDTLTPNYVQVTDRRGTFSGWALKVVETSQFTQVATGPQKYKTLNGSAISLRNPVPASTNGTSAPKAQEVLRLIPGVETQVALATSGEGAGTWVIRWGSQTSITKDGLTPDVTLFVPGTTPKDAAAYTTTLNWILSDLPTNTPT; from the coding sequence GTGAAAAAAATAACATTGTTAAGCGTGCCTCTCATCCTGATTTCATTGGGTTTAGCTCATAAAGCTTACGCCGCCACAACTCAGACCTATGATTCACAAGGAATTGTTGGATTTAGTACAGGAAGTGGGGTTCAACCTCCTGTAGATCCTAATACACCTGATCCTACACTTCCTGTAGATCCACAGAATCCAGACGGTTCAAAACCTACTCCTGGCGGTGATGGCCCACTTACAATCGATTTTGCATCAAGCTTTGATTTTGGAACTCACGATATCTCAAATGAAGACCAAACTTACCTTGCGAAAGCTCAAAAGTATTTTAATTCAGATACTTTAACGCCCAATTACGTCCAAGTAACAGATAGACGTGGCACATTTTCGGGTTGGGCTTTAAAAGTTGTAGAAACTTCTCAATTTACGCAAGTTGCTACAGGTCCTCAGAAATATAAAACGCTTAACGGCTCTGCGATTTCTTTGAGAAATCCAGTTCCAGCATCTACAAATGGAACATCTGCTCCCAAAGCTCAAGAAGTACTCCGCTTAATTCCAGGTGTAGAAACGCAAGTCGCACTTGCTACATCTGGTGAAGGTGCAGGGACTTGGGTGATTCGTTGGGGAAGTCAAACCAGTATTACGAAGGATGGACTCACTCCAGATGTAACACTATTTGTCCCCGGTACGACACCAAAAGATGCAGCAGCTTATACAACAACACTAAATTGGATTTTATCTGATTTACCAACTAATACTCCCACTTAA
- a CDS encoding WxL domain-containing protein yields MNKMLLKSASVLTTCLVVGPMIAGTVSAASTGGDYTSNGYVNFEEGDNTGISPVDPLNPTVPVGPTNPDGTDPAPGTGGALSIDFASSLSFGTQKISSNDATYYAHAQWISKDKDGNDVDITRPNYVQVTDTRGTWDGWTLTVAESDQFQNSDGDKLTGAELSFSKGYTDGTTAATPGYVNTDSFTVGTAATKILGAGTNQGMGTWVYGLGGNADYQENGGPHLDNDAVSTASPITLKVIAGTNKATAYTTQLNWSLTNAPGN; encoded by the coding sequence ATGAATAAAATGTTACTGAAATCAGCTTCAGTATTGACCACATGTCTTGTAGTGGGACCTATGATTGCTGGTACTGTAAGTGCTGCAAGTACAGGCGGAGATTACACGTCTAATGGCTATGTTAATTTTGAAGAAGGGGATAATACAGGGATTAGCCCAGTTGACCCATTAAATCCGACAGTTCCAGTAGGACCAACAAATCCTGATGGTACAGACCCAGCACCAGGGACAGGTGGCGCACTTTCTATTGACTTTGCCTCAAGTTTGAGCTTTGGTACACAGAAGATTTCATCTAATGATGCAACTTATTATGCCCATGCTCAATGGATTAGCAAAGATAAAGATGGAAACGATGTTGATATTACCCGTCCTAACTATGTCCAAGTAACAGACACACGCGGAACATGGGATGGTTGGACTCTAACTGTTGCCGAAAGTGACCAATTCCAAAATTCAGATGGAGATAAGTTGACTGGAGCAGAACTATCTTTCAGCAAAGGCTATACGGATGGTACCACAGCAGCAACACCAGGTTATGTTAATACCGACAGCTTTACAGTAGGGACAGCAGCAACTAAGATTTTAGGTGCAGGCACTAATCAAGGAATGGGAACTTGGGTTTATGGTCTTGGTGGCAACGCAGACTACCAAGAAAACGGAGGACCACATCTTGATAATGATGCAGTATCAACAGCATCACCAATTACTCTTAAAGTTATTGCAGGAACCAATAAAGCAACAGCTTACACAACTCAACTTAATTGGTCATTAACAAATGCTCCAGGGAACTAA
- a CDS encoding WxL domain-containing protein encodes MNKLVLKSSALLATLLIAGPVLISTAGAATTTGGDYTSSANLTLQAGTGPVDPLDPTDPTNPVTPVDPGTPGASGNLTVDYGSTLYFGTQSISTQAQTYYAHPDMVVDKDDVTKIVPNYAQVTDQSGDLAGWTLTLTQASDLHLTSGSSSDAGYALTGAQINFNGGTIVGGNGITAGTPSDVVSSGSLTPGVATKLVSAAENEGAGTWLYNFGDVDAYDAASVDTANTSDQSKVATKSAISLTVPAGLVEKAAPYTTDLYWSLQAVPGNDWSGNTSAVTQ; translated from the coding sequence ATGAACAAATTAGTATTAAAATCTTCAGCACTATTAGCAACACTTTTAATTGCAGGACCAGTGCTTATTTCTACCGCAGGTGCAGCAACGACTACTGGTGGTGACTATACTTCTAGTGCCAACCTTACTTTGCAAGCAGGAACAGGTCCAGTAGACCCTCTTGATCCCACTGATCCAACCAATCCAGTGACTCCCGTAGATCCAGGAACCCCAGGAGCATCAGGTAACTTGACAGTTGACTATGGTTCAACCCTTTACTTCGGTACACAATCAATCTCTACACAAGCACAAACTTATTATGCTCACCCTGACATGGTAGTAGATAAAGACGACGTTACTAAAATTGTACCCAACTATGCGCAAGTGACTGACCAATCAGGAGATTTGGCTGGATGGACTCTGACCTTGACTCAAGCCTCAGATCTTCACTTGACATCTGGTAGTTCTTCAGATGCAGGCTATGCACTTACTGGAGCACAAATTAACTTCAACGGTGGAACAATTGTAGGTGGGAATGGAATTACCGCAGGTACACCAAGTGATGTTGTAAGCTCAGGCTCACTCACACCAGGTGTAGCGACTAAACTTGTTTCAGCAGCTGAAAATGAAGGGGCAGGAACCTGGCTTTACAACTTTGGTGATGTAGATGCATATGATGCAGCATCAGTAGATACTGCAAACACGTCAGATCAATCTAAAGTTGCGACAAAATCAGCAATTAGTTTAACAGTTCCAGCAGGTTTGGTAGAAAAAGCAGCGCCTTATACAACAGATTTATATTGGAGTCTCCAAGCAGTACCAGGCAATGATTGGTCAGGTAACACATCTGCAGTAACTCAATAA
- a CDS encoding LPXTG cell wall anchor domain-containing protein, with the protein MNKKNLFALLVLLLMMPTVYAHAAETKYNTQGRVGFTGVWKTPPSSSGENVPPAESKPTLPKEQSILPKTGDATNSSVITSFAGMILLFLITVYKKYRRREAI; encoded by the coding sequence ATGAACAAAAAAAATTTATTTGCTTTGCTTGTGTTGCTTTTAATGATGCCTACAGTTTACGCTCACGCAGCCGAAACAAAGTATAACACGCAAGGCCGTGTAGGGTTTACAGGTGTTTGGAAAACGCCCCCGTCATCTAGTGGTGAGAATGTTCCTCCTGCGGAATCTAAACCCACTCTTCCTAAGGAGCAAAGTATTCTTCCAAAAACGGGAGATGCAACAAATTCTTCAGTTATAACGAGTTTTGCAGGAATGATTCTTTTATTCCTCATTACAGTTTATAAAAAGTATAGAAGGAGGGAAGCCATATAG